One region of Culex pipiens pallens isolate TS chromosome 2, TS_CPP_V2, whole genome shotgun sequence genomic DNA includes:
- the LOC120423908 gene encoding GTP-binding protein 128up, with protein MSTIVEKIAQIEAEMARTQRNKATAGHLGLLKARLAKLRRELITPKGGGGASEQGFEVSKTGDARVGFVGFPSVGKSTLLSNLAGVYSEVAAYEFTTLTTVPGCIKYKGAKIQLLDLPGIIEGAKDGKGRGRQVIAVARTCNLIFMVLDVLKPLTHKKLLEHELEGFGLRLNQQPPNISFRRKDKGGVNLNATVAQSELDLDTVKSILSEYKIHNADITLKFDATTDDLIDVIEGNRIYIPCIYLLNKIDQISIEELDVIYKIPHCVPISAHHHWNFDDLLEMMWKYLQLVRVYTKPKGQLPDYSSPIVLHHEHTSIEAFCNKLHRTIAKEFKYALVWGSSVKHLPQKVGIDHILNDEDVVQIVKKV; from the exons ATGAGTACGATAGTGGAGAAGATTGCCCAGATCGAGGCCGAG ATGGCCCGTACTCAGCGGAACAAGGCCACGGCTGGTCATTTGGGTCTGCTGAAGGCGCGGTTGGCCAAGCTACGTCGTGAGCTGATTACTCCGAAGGGTGGCGGCGGTGCTTCGGAGCAGGGTTTTGAAGTTTCCAAGACCGGAGATGCTCGGGTTGGGTTCGTGGGTTTTCCTTCGGTGGGGAAATCGACGCTGCTGTCTAATTTGGCCGGTGTGTACTCGGAAGTGGCAGCGTACGAGTTTACAACGCTGACGACGGTTCCCGGTTGTATCAAGTACAAGGGAGCGAAGATTCAGCTTTTGGATTTGCCTGGAATTATCGAGGGAGCAAAGGACGGCAAGGGTCGTGGTCGGCAAGTTATTGCTGTGGCTCGAACCTGTAACTTGATTTTTATGGTGCTGGATGTGCTGAAACCGTTGACGCACAAGAAGCTGCTGGAGCATGAATTGGAAGGTTTTGGGTTGAGGTTGAACCAGCAACCGCCAAACATTAGCTTCCGGAGGAAGGACAAGGGCGGTGTAAATTTGAACGCGACCGTGGCGCAGTCCGAGCTCGATCTGGACACGGTCAAGTCGATTCTGTCGGAGTACAAGATTCACAACGCGGACATTACGCTCAAATTCGACGCCACGACCGACGACCTGATCGACGTGATCGAGGGCAATCGGATCTATATTCCGTGCATCTATCTGCTGAACAAGATTGACCAGATCAGCATCGAGGAGCTGGACGTGATTTACAAGATTCCCCACTGCGTGCCCATTTCCGCCCATCACCACTGGAACTTTGACGATTTGCTGGAAATGATGTGGAAGTATTTGCAGCTGGTGCGAGT ttACACAAAACCCAAGGGTCAACTGCCGGATTACAGCTCACCGATTGTGTTGCACCACGAGCACACCAGCATCGAAGCGTTCTGTAACAAGCTGCATCGAACAATTGCAAAGGAATTTAAATA TGCCTTGGTTTGGGGATCGTCCGTCAAGCATCTGCCGCAAAAGGTCGGCATTGATCACATCCTAAACGACGAAGACGTTGTCCAGATTGTGAAAAAGGTGTAA
- the LOC120423902 gene encoding salivary glue protein Sgs-3-like: protein MGTLQFLVIVILATAASGASLLSEDARNLANPAPLLRRCPCVPINTCYAQGVSLNEQDFLNTHFECPDYTQNHCCGPYFPTLGSEDFYFDDPAQRKVLLAEATIPGFSNTGERVMIVMAQNNATTPETSPPVIVTVLPETTTTEVATTTEVEEVGSTTVEVEATTMSDAVTEEPEIVTTTTTTEKPKLRLPKTHSRRVLPRFERKSTRGSTTTTTESSTTTVAVSSSTATTESLRRVPPTRRTLYRSEFRQRLIGSRLRSTTAATATTE from the coding sequence ATGGGCACTCTACAGTTCCTGGTGATTGTAATTCTTGCCACCGCGGCCAGCGGTGCCTCCCTGCTGTCCGAGGATGCCCGAAATCTGGCCAATCCGGCTCCCCTGCTGAGGCGCTGTCCGTGCGTCCCGATCAACACCTGTTACGCCCAGGGCGTCAGTCTCAACGAGCAGGACTTCCTCAACACCCATTTCGAATGTCCCGATTACACCCAGAACCACTGCTGCGGGCCGTACTTCCCGACGCTGGGCAGCGAGGATTTCTACTTTGACGACCCAGCCCAGCGAAAGGTGTTGCTTGCCGAAGCGACCATTCCGGGCTTTTCCAACACTGGCGAACGCGTCATGATCGTGATGGCGCAGAATAACGCCACGACGCCGGAAACGAGCCCTCCTGTCATCGTGACGGTGCTGCCGGAAACGACCACGACGGAAGTCGCTACCACAACGGAAGTTGAAGAAGTTGGCAGTACAACTGTGGAAGTTGAAGCGACGACGATGAGCGACGCGGTTACGGAGGAACCGGAAATTGTGACGACCACAACCACAACGGAAAAACCCAAGCTGCGCCTGCCAAAAACGCACTCGCGAAGGGTTCTGCCGCGCTTCGAGCGAAAGTCAACGCGCGgttcaacgacgacgacgacggaatcTTCCACTACAACCGTTGCGGTAAGTTCCAGTACGGCGACCACGGAATCGCTGCGAAGAGTTCCCCCGACGCGGCGAACCCTGTACAGGTCGGAGTTCCGGCAGCGACTCATCGGTTCGCGTTTGCGTTCGACCACCGCGGCGACGGCCACCACGGAATAA
- the LOC120423891 gene encoding uncharacterized protein LOC120423891, whose product MSAPIVITVPTKYVPINLAPAGITIKTESLPDEGEDSSSSSMEEFLVRGKKRRLDHLTWEEKLQRKKLKNRVAAQTSRDRKKAKMEDMEKTIQEQSDQISELQSKCDSLAQEKDAIYGKYLDLEATTTAAAATATDLNPNRHQIGTVAGLGLGQRWLCFHPTRISSIRPNPSAAGITFNGSTNDAAPVPAEDDGRKGGGFVEDNCALPALQDMLEDFDVSKLEELAESLLADVTSELEEPDRRSCPADAQDASAGIGMPGPVVGTPPEQLESGQETNQGSSIILTTHNYSKSPFHVERTHLSLQAESTVLQQSVVNPDTVYGTYDNENNCITIILDNDDGGDDARTGKTLEEEIICEESDEEMLVQEPEFQIKIEPMQQLLSPIPSIVSTSSYSSVKNEEALDTMKNPPTPRSLISDGGYESIGSPDYSMGTLDEFWNLDLFPILN is encoded by the exons ATGAGCGCCCCAATCGTCATAACCGTGCCCACCAAGTACGTTCCGATTAATCTGGCCCCGGCCGGAATCACCATCAAGACGGAATCCCTGCCGGACGAGGGCGAGGATTCGTCGAGCTCGTCGATGGAGGAGTTCCTGGTCCGCGGcaagaagcgccgcctggacCATCTGACCTGGGAGGAGAAGCTCCAGCGGAA AAAGTTAAAGAACCGCGTGGCAGCCCAAACCTCCCGGGACCGGAAAAAGGCCAAAATGGAGGACATGGAGAAGACCATCCAGGAGCAGTCGGACCAAATTAGTGAACTTCAGAGCAAGTGCGATTCGCTCGCACAGGAGAAAGATGCCATTTACGGCAAGTATCTCGATCTGGAAG caacaacaacagcagcagcagcaacagcaacagatCTCAACCCCAACCGCCATCAAATCGGAACCGTCGCCGGACTTGGCCTCGGGCAGCGTTGGTTGTGTTTCCACCCTACTAGGATCAGCAGCATCCGCCCAAACCCCTCTGCCGCAGGGATTACTTTCAATGGAAGCACAAACGACGCTGCGCCAGTGCCAGCAGAAGACGACGGACGAAAAGGTGGCGGCTTTGTGGAAGATAATTGCGCTCTGCCTGCTCTACAGGACATGCTCGAAGACTTCGATGTGTCCAAGCTCGAAGAGCTCGCCGAAAGCCTCCTGGCCGACGTCACAAGCGAGCTGGAAGAGCCTGATCGACGAAGCTGCCCGGCTGATGCCCAAGATGCAAGCGCCGGCATCGGAATGCCTGGACCAGTGGTGGGGACCCCACCAGAACAGCTGGAATCCGGCCAAGAAACTAATCAAGGAAGCAGCATAATTCTGACCACCCACAACTACTCCAAGTCACCGTTTCACGTGGAGAGGACGCACCTATCGCTACAAGCAGAGAGCACCGTGCTACAGCAGTCCGTTGTAAACCCAGACACCGTCTACGGAACCTACGACAACGAAAACAACTGCATCACCATAATCCTGGataacgacgacggcggcgatgATGCGCGAACCGGAAAAACGCTCGAAGAGGAAATCATCTGCGAAGAGTCCGACGAGGAGATGCTAGTCCAGGAACCGGAGTTCCAAATCAAAATAGAACCCATGCAGCAGCTTCTGTCGCCCATTCCGAGCATCGTGTCCACCAGCAGCTACTCCAGCGTGAAAAACGAGGAGGCGCTGGACACGATGAAAAATCCGCCAACGCCGCGTTCGCTCATCTCCGACGGCGGTTACGAATCGATCGGATCGCCAGACTACAGCATGGGTACGCTGGACGAGTTCTGGAACCTGGACCTGTTTCCCATCCTGAACTAG
- the LOC120423893 gene encoding N-acetylglucosamine-1-phosphotransferase subunits alpha/beta: MRLLRLPRLTGKVRFRCCCLVSLATLVALIYLMVSVMVTHPLQQGSRCYDPIDVVYTWVNGSDERFLDSIKMYATKRDKARYDDKNELKYSLRSLEKYAPWVRNVYIVTNGQIPFWLNLDNPKVKIVQHSDIADEGTVLPTFSSAAIETFIHRIPGLSKNFLYLNDDIFLGAPLFPDDLTTLSEGVSVFTAWLVPDCAPDCPWMFVGDGSCDSHCYVEECQFDGGDCSHPDYQDHMHEPEQDNYNNLSGEETFIDVPKTLGMGGGKKSENIRDIYEIFKRTNSTSTRQLVDKFNRDKMKLNKQQHSKKSSSSGRNRDRDQQGEGKSEEKISNSQDIFAHSLIHTNKVFNIMYGFKNRKVLAHVGFLLNVDVIEAMLQKFRTEFAVTKSHRFREKNDLQYAFTYYHFLMSESRNKTLSEIFDDFDTDLSGTWSDREIRTLLSKVYNLPLDWSAVRYFEQIITNCSLQQNNFLPLEIQPQQQQVYPTLVYERYEDSTIPTVTKELVLQCADLTDMMRANFGAVPLYKFHINQKTGMASNFKMLTTNISRVVDSLDEIRKTPKKFNCINDNLEEDNPEENQLISALLEDFYLSLFPARGQYELENNYRNRFQYYDDYRAWHGRKVLFWNVVYGVCVVVFLVFAKLLCFRHKGKFARTLVLLGSRNDYSTI; this comes from the exons ATGCGGCTGCTCCGGTTGCCGCGGCTAACCGGAAAAGTTCGGTTCCGATGCTGCTGTCTGGTGTCGCTGGCGACCCTGGTCGCGCTGATTTACCTCATGGTCAGCGTTATGGTCACG CATCCGCTTCAGCAGGGATCCAGATGTTACGATCCGATAGACGTGGTGTACACCTGGGTTAACGGAAGTGACGAACGCTTCCTGGACAGTATCAAAATGTACGCAACCAAGCGCGATAAGGCTCGTTACGACGATAAGAACGAGCTGAAATATTCGCTCCGATCGCTGGAAAAGTACGCTCCTTGGGTGAGGAACGTCTACATCGTGACCAACGGCCAGATTCCCTTCTGGCTGAACCTGGACAACCCGAAGGTAAAGATTGTGCAGCACTCGGACATTGCCGACGAGGGAACGGTGCTGCCGACGTTTTCAAGCGCAGCGATTGAAACTTTCATCCATCGGATTCCGGGATTGTCGAAGAACTTTCTGTACCTGAACGACGACATCTTCCTGGGGGCTCCCCTTTTCCCTGACGATCTGACAACGCTCTCGGAAGGGGTGAGCGTGTTTACGGCGTGGCTCGTGCCTGATTGTGCCCCCGACTGTCCGTGGATGTTTGTGGGGGACGGTTCCTGTGATTCGCATTGCTACGTGGAGGAGTGCCAGTTCGATGGGGGCGATTGCAGTCATCCGGACTATCAGGACCACATGCACGAGCCGGAACAGGACAACTACAACAACCTGTCCGGCGAGGAGACGTTTATCGATGTGCCGAAAACGTTGGGCATGGGCGGCGGTAAAAAGTCTGAAAACATTCGTGATATTTATGAGATTTTCAAGCGAACAAATTCCACCTCTACGAGGCAGCTAGTGGATAAGTTTAACCGGGACAAGATGAAGCTGAACAAGCAGCAGCACTCGAAGAAGAGCTCGTCGTCGGGCCGGAACCGCGATCGCGACCAGCAAGGTGAAGGGAAAAGCGAGGAAAAGATTTCAAATTCGCAGGACATTTTTGCGCACTCGTTGATTCACACAAATAAGGTGTTTAACAT AATGTACGGCTTTAAAAATCGTAAAGTTCTGGCCCATGTTGGCTTTCTGCTGAATGTGGACGTGATCGAAGCGATGCTGCAAAAGTTTCGCACCGAATTTGCCGTTACTAAGAGCCATCGCTTCCGGGAGAAGAACGATCTGCAGTACGCCTTCACCTACTATCACTTTCTGATGAGCGAAAGCAGAAACAAGACACTTTCGGAGATTTTCGACGACTTTGACACGGATCTTTCGGG AACCTGGTCCGATCGTGAGATCCGTACGCTCCTCTCGAAGGTGTACAACCTGCCGTTGGATTGGTCCGCGGTGCGATACTTTGAGCAGATCATCACAAACTGCTCGCTGCAGCAGAACAACTTTCTTCCGCTGGAGATTCAACCCCAGCAGCAACAGGTCTATCCGACGCTGGTGTACGAGCGGTACGAGGACTCGACGATT CCAACGGTCACCAAAGAGCTGGTGCTGCAATGCGCGGACCTCACCGACATGATGCGGGCCAACTTTGGCGCCGTCCCGCTCTACAAATTTCATATCAACCAAAAAACTGGCATGGCCAGTAACTTCAAGATGCTGACGACCAACATCAGCCGGGTGGTCGACTCGCTCGACGAGATCCGCAAAACGCCGAAAAAGTTCAACTGCATCAACGACAACCTAGAGGAGGACAATCCGGAAGAGAACCAGCTGATCTCGGCCCTGCTGGAGGATTTCTACCTGTCGCTGTTTCCGGCACGCGGCCAGTACGAGCTGGAGAACAACTATCGCAACAGATTTCAGTACTACGACGATTACCGGGCCTGGCACGGGCGAAAGGTGCTCTTCTGGAACGTGGTGTACGGCGTGTGTGTGGTTGTGTTTCTGGTGTTTGCCAAACTGCTCTGCTTCCGGCACAAGGGCAAATTTGCGCGGACGCTGGTGCTGCTCGGGAGTCGGAATGATTACAGTACGATTTGA
- the LOC120423894 gene encoding uncharacterized protein LOC120423894 isoform X1: protein MVKKSGVGGFVLCCLLAVVIRDVHGTTLYPADKLSILEGAGFLVYLVPDRAVRDSMGGVIRCSLTLGDESYSLESEKVHTIGQDTTVQRFSADVCGIRVHNVRASLGTDWTLKDLDERLNEVNHTFTLTVIKQKQNPEINIAVSDTASSFTVTCPEDSSRRYCRILDEADNIYDGCSRSFDITWDQARYRCRLLYWGDMDETETVINVRVERNKRAVTWSTEENEKHVVLNCHYNSRISPCRAVSVASRRQMMLLDGHLANRYSAYNTMVSEGICALEIQKPLIKDDRGLWRIYLELSGNDYTGCVFDLSDPGTEVGYTAQVKPQLIEVFHDPRSSSTTTTELECESPYPLSYCYLSGPQGGDFKPEKFDHLGTLGICRFKVSNITTGKWACGRNDNSGGEDRFTYYDVKVYDQPARAITPQITASSGDENRDLLCKTILDLPIEICRFISPTGEVHGLSENIVPAPDSRFKYHGKGLREGECGMQIMQLEREDFGRWKCSIMVQGRDYAINVDVIEEVMSTTTIVAICVAVTLVLGFVGGFFAYRKLNSRRVPYRNSVGSNGGLSLSSSINT from the exons ATGGTCAAGAAGTCGGGCGTGGGAGGTTTTGTGCTGTGCTGTCTACTGGCGGTGGTCATTCGGGATGTCCACGGGACGACCTTGTATCCCGCTGACAAGTTGTCCATCCTGGAAGGGGCCGGATTTCTGGTGTATCTCGTTCCGGATCGTGCCGTTAGAGATTCCATGGGCGGCGTGATCCGGTGTTCGTTGACTTTGGGAGATGAATCTTACAGTTTGGAAAGTGAAAAAGTACACACGATCGGCCAGGATACCACGGTTCAACGGTTCAGCGCAGATGTGTGTGGAATTAGGGTACACAATGTACGGGCTTCTTTGGGGACCGATTGGACGTTAAAGGACTTGGATGAGAGGCTCAACGAGGTTAATCATACGTTTACCTTGACGGTGATCA AGCAAAAGCAGAATCCGGAGATCAACATCGCAGTCAGTGACACCGCTAGCTCGTTCACGGTGACCTGTCCGGAGGACTCTTCCCGGCGTTACTGCCGCATCCTGGACGAGGCCGACAACATATACGACGGATGTTCGCGATCTTTCGATATTACTTGGGACCAGGCCCGATACCGCTGTCGGCTGCTCTACTGGGGCGACATGGACGAAACCGAAACGGTGATTAATGTGCGGGTGGAAA GAAACAAGCGCGCCGTAACTTGGTCGACGGAGGAAAACGAGAAGCATGTGGTACTAAACTGTCACTACAACAGCCGGATAAGTCCGTGCCGGGCGGTTTCTGTGGCCAGCCGGCGGCAGATGATGCTTCTCGATGGGCACCTGGCCAATCGCTACTCGGCGTACAATACCAT GGTATCGGAGGGAATCTGCGCGCTGGAAATTCAGAAACCCTTGATCAAAGACGATCGCGGCCTTTGGCGAATCTACCTGGAATTGTCCGGCAACGATTATACGGGTTGTGTGTTCGACTTGTCCGATCCTGGTACAGAAGTAGGGTACACTGCTCAAGTCAAACCGCAACTCATCGAGGTCTTCCATGATCCGAGGTCATCGAGCACAACGACAACCGAACTGGAATGTGAGTCACCCTACCCTCTCTCCTATTGCTACCTATCCGGACCGCAAGGAGGAGACTTTAAACCAGAAAAGTTCGATCATCTCGGCACCCTCGGAATTTGCCGCTTCAAGGTTTCAAACATCACCACCGGCAAGTGGGCATGTGGACGGAACGACAACAGCGGTGGTGAAGATCGCTTCACCTACTACGACGTGAAAGTGTACGATCAACCTGCCCGTGCCATCACTCCCCAGATAACGGCCAGTTCAGGGGATGAAAATCGCGACCTCCTGTGCAAAACGATCCTCGACCTGCCGATCGAGATTTGCCGGTTCATAAGCCCAACCGGAGAGGTTCACGGCCTGTCGGAAAATATCGTCCCGGCGCCGGATTCACGGTTCAAGTACCACGGTAAGGGACTGCGCGAGGGCGAATGTGGCATGCAGATCATGCAGTTGGAGCGCGAGGATTTCGGCCGCTGGAAGTGTTCGATCATGGTTCAGGGCCGGGACTACGCGATCAACGTGGACGTCATTGAAGAAG TTATGAGCACCACCACGATCGTGGCCATTTGTGTCGCCGTGACGCTGGTTCTTGGTTTTGTGGGCGGTTTCTTCGCGTACCGTAAGCTCAACAGCCGCCGTGTACCCTATCGCAACAGTGTGGGATCAAATGGTGGGTTGTCTCTGAGCAGTTCAATCAATACATGA
- the LOC120423894 gene encoding uncharacterized protein LOC120423894 isoform X2, whose product MVKKSGVGGFVLCCLLAVVIRDVHGTTLYPADKLSILEGAGFLVYLVPDRAVRDSMGGVIRCSLTLGDESYSLESEKVHTIGQDTTVQRFSADVCGIRVHNVRASLGTDWTLKDLDERLNEVNHTFTLTVIKQKQNPEINIAVSDTASSFTVTCPEDSSRRYCRILDEADNIYDGCSRSFDITWDQARYRCRLLYWGDMDETETVINVRVERNKRAVTWSTEENEKHVVLNCHYNSRISPCRAVSVASRRQMMLLDGHLANRYSAYNTMVSEGICALEIQKPLIKDDRGLWRIYLELSGNDYTGCVFDLSDPGTEVGYTAQVKPQLIEVFHDPRSSSTTTTELECESPYPLSYCYLSGPQGGDFKPEKFDHLGTLGICRFKVSNITTGKWACGRNDNSGGEDRFTYYDVKVYDQPARAITPQITASSGDENRDLLCKTILDLPIEICRFISPTGEVHGLSENIVPAPDSRFKYHGKGLREGECGMQIMQLEREDFGRWKCSIMVQGRDYAINVDVIEEGEL is encoded by the exons ATGGTCAAGAAGTCGGGCGTGGGAGGTTTTGTGCTGTGCTGTCTACTGGCGGTGGTCATTCGGGATGTCCACGGGACGACCTTGTATCCCGCTGACAAGTTGTCCATCCTGGAAGGGGCCGGATTTCTGGTGTATCTCGTTCCGGATCGTGCCGTTAGAGATTCCATGGGCGGCGTGATCCGGTGTTCGTTGACTTTGGGAGATGAATCTTACAGTTTGGAAAGTGAAAAAGTACACACGATCGGCCAGGATACCACGGTTCAACGGTTCAGCGCAGATGTGTGTGGAATTAGGGTACACAATGTACGGGCTTCTTTGGGGACCGATTGGACGTTAAAGGACTTGGATGAGAGGCTCAACGAGGTTAATCATACGTTTACCTTGACGGTGATCA AGCAAAAGCAGAATCCGGAGATCAACATCGCAGTCAGTGACACCGCTAGCTCGTTCACGGTGACCTGTCCGGAGGACTCTTCCCGGCGTTACTGCCGCATCCTGGACGAGGCCGACAACATATACGACGGATGTTCGCGATCTTTCGATATTACTTGGGACCAGGCCCGATACCGCTGTCGGCTGCTCTACTGGGGCGACATGGACGAAACCGAAACGGTGATTAATGTGCGGGTGGAAA GAAACAAGCGCGCCGTAACTTGGTCGACGGAGGAAAACGAGAAGCATGTGGTACTAAACTGTCACTACAACAGCCGGATAAGTCCGTGCCGGGCGGTTTCTGTGGCCAGCCGGCGGCAGATGATGCTTCTCGATGGGCACCTGGCCAATCGCTACTCGGCGTACAATACCAT GGTATCGGAGGGAATCTGCGCGCTGGAAATTCAGAAACCCTTGATCAAAGACGATCGCGGCCTTTGGCGAATCTACCTGGAATTGTCCGGCAACGATTATACGGGTTGTGTGTTCGACTTGTCCGATCCTGGTACAGAAGTAGGGTACACTGCTCAAGTCAAACCGCAACTCATCGAGGTCTTCCATGATCCGAGGTCATCGAGCACAACGACAACCGAACTGGAATGTGAGTCACCCTACCCTCTCTCCTATTGCTACCTATCCGGACCGCAAGGAGGAGACTTTAAACCAGAAAAGTTCGATCATCTCGGCACCCTCGGAATTTGCCGCTTCAAGGTTTCAAACATCACCACCGGCAAGTGGGCATGTGGACGGAACGACAACAGCGGTGGTGAAGATCGCTTCACCTACTACGACGTGAAAGTGTACGATCAACCTGCCCGTGCCATCACTCCCCAGATAACGGCCAGTTCAGGGGATGAAAATCGCGACCTCCTGTGCAAAACGATCCTCGACCTGCCGATCGAGATTTGCCGGTTCATAAGCCCAACCGGAGAGGTTCACGGCCTGTCGGAAAATATCGTCCCGGCGCCGGATTCACGGTTCAAGTACCACGGTAAGGGACTGCGCGAGGGCGAATGTGGCATGCAGATCATGCAGTTGGAGCGCGAGGATTTCGGCCGCTGGAAGTGTTCGATCATGGTTCAGGGCCGGGACTACGCGATCAACGTGGACGTCATTGAAGAAGGTGAG TTATGA